TGTATAACATTGTTATCTGAGGAGGTCCATTTAAATTGGGTTTGAAGGTTTACGTTGCTAGGAAATCTTATGGCTGGCTCTCCCTCCTCCTACTTACCATTTTCCTTCTATCCATAGGATTTTTCACTTTACACTTGTATATGATCATAGGGGACACTATACTCCTAATCTCCTCCCTCTTAATTCTTAGTGTGACGCTCTTTCAAATAATTGTCTTAGCTAATTTACCTTACATGAGATATGAGTTAAATGATGAGAAACTTGTAATTAAGTGTGGTTTTATACTCAAATATGTGATCCCCCTCTCCTCGATTAAGAGGGTTGTGAAGCGGGATTTAGAGATATCGCTTTGGTCGAGTTTCAGACTTCCTGGACTTGCCTTGTTTAAGGTTCCATATGCCGATGTGGGTGTAGTTAAAATGTGTGCTACTTCAATGTCGAGGGGCATAATTCTCATCGAAACTGATCGTGGATTGTATGGCATTACGCCTGACAATGAAGAGCAGTTCATAGCTGATTTCCATAGCCGTATAAGAGGGAAATTGTTATGAGAATTCTTCCTATAATATTAACCTTTATGACCTTGCTTCCACATTTTTCTTTCCAAAATATTCAAATGTCTATTCCCTTATATGCTACGTCCAACTTGGAAGATTTAGCCATAACTTTCATCAATCTACTTAAGGAAGAGAAATTTGAAGATGTGGTGAAATTGTTCAACTGGGAGATGGCTAAAGCCTTGCCTCCACAAAAACTTGAAACTGTATGGAATCAGTTGATCAGCAATGTTAGGGAATTGAAGGAGATAGTTGGGACAAGAATAGCTGAGGAGGGGGGATATAGAGCGATTTATGTCACTTGCGAATTTGCCAAAACAAAACTCGATATAAAAGTCGTTTTTGATGGTGAAGCGAAGATAGCTGGATTATGGTTTCTCGCTAAGGAAAGTGATGGGGTTCATGGAATCTACATTGCTGCCCTTATAGCAACCGTTATTTCAATGTTATTGTGGGGAGGATTAGTCTACTGGCTTTCAGGAAGTAAACGGGTATACTTCGCCTTAATGTTAATGAATCTCCCCCTCAGTGCAATCGTAAATCTCTACATCAAAAAACCAATGTATGAAACCCTCACATCCCTCCTAAAAGTTCCTCCCATATTGGATATAACTTCACCATGGTGGTTCCTCCTACTAATCCACTTCCTCCCACCCATTAGCGAGGAGGCAATAAAACTTTCACCCCTAATAGCAGGGAGAGTGAGAAATATTGTCAATAAATCATCTGCCCTCTGGATGGGGATGGCATTTGGCATGGGCTTCGGTATTGGGGAGATATGGTATTTGGCATGGAGGATTTCCATGATGCCAGAATACGCTGAATACCCTTTCTACTACTTCGGAGGTTTCATAGGCGAAAGGATAATAGCTGTATTCATTCATGGAGTCATGACGGCAATAGCGGTAATAAGATTCATGAATGGGAGAGGAGGGCTTCTAGTAGGCTATATTTGGGCAGTACTCTTCCATGCATTTGCAAATGTAGGTGCCATGCTCTACCAAATTAAAGTATGGGATGCAACTATCGCAATGTCCTACACGATAATCGTAATTATCATCACCATGTGCTTATTCGAATACCTACGTAAAAGAGAGCTAAAATATAAGAAACCTAAGGAAACAGTTTTATTCAGTAGAAATTCAATAAACGAGAAGTCATAAAATTTTATGATCTCCTCTTAACCCTAAATATTCTTCCGCTTTCTATTGGAACCTTCCTCGGCTTTGGGCCTTCCGAAGTGAATATTATGCCTCAAGAATCTATCTCCAGTCTATCAATAATCAAATCCAAATCATCTCCTCAAATTGTTGCAACTTCAAATAGAACTCTACCGGGAACCTTAACCCCTTGAAATATAACCTCAACTAAACACTGCCCTGGAATCCTCAGCTTGCCTCCCTTATCTGCAGTCTTCAACTCATAAGGCTCACTTAAGGTATAAAGCTCCCAAGCCTCTCAAACAGTTTCCTAGAAATTACGCTTTTACTAGCACTAGTATCCACAAGATGCTTAAGCTTAACAGTCTTCTCCACATATCTAAACTCAACATTTGTGGAAGCCTATTCAGTTTTCATATCCTTCCCTCTAACAATGTTCGATAATCAAATCCTATTTTAATCCAGCCCCTTAAATATATAATCGAATGATAACGGATAATAAATAACGACTTACCAGCAACTCTATAATTCTATCTTTTCTAAGCTTAAATTCTATCTTTTAACTTCCTTCATTAAAAGCTCATCAGCCTTTTCCTCCACAGAATCATAGGTAAGTGAGGGGTCATCATACTTTCCCCGCAAAGCTTTAACGGATTTCTTCATGACCCTAACGATAACCTTATCCCCCTCCACATCCCACATAAGAATATCACCTACCTCTAAACCCAAAGCCTTCCTCACATTTGCTGGGATACTAACCAAGAATTTCCTACTTATTCTGCTAAACTCCACATAAACCCCCAAGTTTTAACTAGAAAACTTAACATAAAAACTTTCCAAGTATTATAGTATAGCTAAGTGATCTGCTTAAAAATGATGATTAATTTGATATTATCTTGAAGGGTAGATAACATAGTATTCGCTTTTACAGCTGCTAGAACCCTAAAAGGGACCTAGAGCCAATAGAAGTTGCGGCGGCGAAGATCATGAAGTTAACTGTAGATTTCGTTGCTATTTAATAGGTTATTTCGTTTGACTTTCATTATTGTTAACAGGTATGTTGAGATGTCGTTTCACGTGAAACACGTATCATAAAGCATAAATTTTCTCATTAAAGAAATATGTGGGGAAATGGGGGTAAATGTCTTTAATCGTGAACGTATTAGAGAATTGTATGAAGAGAAGGAAGAAATCCCTTTGAGTAAAATTCCACTTGTAAGTTCTCTGGAGCATACGATGGGGGCTCTTATTGATGAGTATATAAATGATAAAGTCTCATCTACGGTTCTCGATCAAATAATTGAAAATAAAATAGTTCTAGAAATTCATGGAATATATGATGGACACATCGACATCGTCAGGGAAATGCTGGGATGGAACAGAATAGAGGATGTAGGTCCAATAAAACAAGAGATGGAAAAACCATTAGGTTTTAAATCACGATACCCCCATTTTTATAAAGTGCGGAAAAATTCAGAGGAATTTTTCGTATTATCTGTTTTTCCAGGAAAGGAGTATGTTATACACTTCGCAAGTTTGATAAAGAATTATGTGGAGAGGAAGAAGAGTGGTATTTCTGATAAAATTCTTAGAGTTTTCCGTTATCCTATAGCGGAAGAGAAGGTTTATTTGTGGAGTGGGATTCGGAAGTGTAAAGTTGTAAAGAGGAATGATGTTATTGTTATTGGCTACTATATAATCCCCTTTCTTCGTAAATATGGAGTAGAGGTTATCCGCATAGTTCCTGATCAATTGTTTAGCTGGATTATTCTGAGAAATAAATTGGGACATAGAATTCTATTTTTCGGTTTCAATTATAGTTATTGGGGGAGTATAATAGGCAGAATATGTGAAGGTTTCTTTAAAGATGGAGCTAACATTATAATCCATATAGCTAATTTAGGAAGCTGTAGAGAGCCAGAAGATCTTAGTGGAAGTGAAGCATCGGTGTTTATTCCAATGTTTTTCACAAAAATAGAGGGAGATTCTGTGATTTTTGCTAAAAATTCGTGGAATCCACTTCTTGAGATATACAAAAACTATAATTCAGGAATACATACATGTGTAAACAGCATATTGGAGGAAGTTTATAAACCGTTTAGAAGGATTGTTACTCGTATGGGTATCACAGGTGTTGATTGCGAAGCATTTCACATAGTTCGCGCTGTGGAAAGGTGTGGGAGGAAAAATGTAGGGTTTAGCGGAATATATTACGCCTCAGACTACGTTCGAAAGGAAAAGGAGAGAGAAATCATCCTTCCATACAACCTAATAGACAAGGAACGACAACGCATAATACGTGAGAAGATACTTCCAACACTTGCCGAACTAGTGGCGCAATATCTTCAGAATCTAACAACAACGCCCAAAGCATGAGCTTCATATCTACTTCTTCTTAATTCCACGAGCATGTAACCCACATAGATCTTCTTCCAATTCAAGTTCGGCTTGCTTCTCTGAAACCTTCAAAAACTCCTCCTTCGGAATAT
This Candidatus Methanomethylicota archaeon DNA region includes the following protein-coding sequences:
- a CDS encoding PH domain-containing protein, whose protein sequence is MKVYVARKSYGWLSLLLLTIFLLSIGFFTLHLYMIIGDTILLISSLLILSVTLFQIIVLANLPYMRYELNDEKLVIKCGFILKYVIPLSSIKRVVKRDLEISLWSSFRLPGLALFKVPYADVGVVKMCATSMSRGIILIETDRGLYGITPDNEEQFIADFHSRIRGKLL
- a CDS encoding DUF3887 domain-containing protein; protein product: MEDLAITFINLLKEEKFEDVVKLFNWEMAKALPPQKLETVWNQLISNVRELKEIVGTRIAEEGGYRAIYVTCEFAKTKLDIKVVFDGEAKIAGLWFLAKESDGVHGIYIAALIATVISMLLWGGLVYWLSGSKRVYFALMLMNLPLSAIVNLYIKKPMYETLTSLLKVPPILDITSPWWFLLLIHFLPPISEEAIKLSPLIAGRVRNIVNKSSALWMGMAFGMGFGIGEIWYLAWRISMMPEYAEYPFYYFGGFIGERIIAVFIHGVMTAIAVIRFMNGRGGLLVGYIWAVLFHAFANVGAMLYQIKVWDATIAMSYTIIVIIITMCLFEYLRKRELKYKKPKETVLFSRNSINEKS
- a CDS encoding AbrB/MazE/SpoVT family DNA-binding domain-containing protein; translated protein: MGVYVEFSRISRKFLVSIPANVRKALGLEVGDILMWDVEGDKVIVRVMKKSVKALRGKYDDPSLTYDSVEEKADELLMKEVKR